The genomic segment ATTTGTACTGTATTTATCATATCTAAGCCATGGACAACCAACAAAAGCGCAGCCTGCGACTTAATAGATCGGTAATAATAAAAACGGCTATAATCTTTATAGCTTCTTATGCCGTTTTTCTTGGAATATGGCTTGCGCTACCCATAGAAAACTACTACGGCCTGCTCATAACAAAAGTTGCCTCAAATGTTATCGCTCTTATAAAAGGTCTCGATATTACTGAGATTGTTATGAACAAAGACATTGTTACAGTCGGCTTTATTCCAAATCAAGTAGGTCTTACTCAGATAATAAAAACCACAATTGATGTTCCAACTGGGAATTATGCATTTAACGTTCCACTTACGCTTGCTATTATGGCCGCGTTTTATCCATTTATTAAAAGCAAGTGGCTTTATCTCGAAGCACTTGTAATTTTGGTTGTTGTCCATTTCCTATTTGTTTTCTCACTTGAAGGCCAGAAGATAACAGCTGTTTTTGATGCTCAGGGCTTTAGACAAGCGAGCAGTTTTTCAATAATTTTCTGGGAGTTCTTGTGGGGGTTTGTAGATAATATGGTAGTTAGGTTTGAGCCGTTTTTAATTGGAGCCTACTTGTTCCTGCTTAGAAACAGAGTTAGAACTAAAAAGGTTAAGCCAGAGAAAGTTGTAGAGAAAAAAGCGCCGAGACAGCCTCAGCGAAAGAAAAAACCTAAGAGGAAAAGATAGTATTAAGCGCTTTGTGATTTGCTCTTAGAACCTAGTATTAAGTTGCTAAACAAAACCCCAAGCATATAAGTTATATATATAAGAACTATTCCTAATAGAAATGAAACTATAACACCTGCTATATCTAGAGCGCTAAACGGCTCGCCGCTGAAAAACATTTCACTCACCAACATAAATGTATCATCGCTTCTCCATCTAAGAGCATCTGCAGCGGGAGATATTGCATTTACGATTTTAGATATGATGATGGAACCCATTTCATAATAATCGCCGGAGAAGGAAATAAAAGGCGCAAAAGCTACCGGCAATGCCAGGCCTAGCTTTAAGGCCGCCCATATTGGTTTAGATCCTGCGGCTGATCTAAGTAGCGGAACACCTATAAAAATAGTCAGCAGAAATGGAAAGAAATCCGTTAGCAAATAAATTAAATCGCTTCCATGTGTATCAAAGCCGGTTAACTGCCCTGCGTAGTCTGAACCTACTGTAACAAATGGAAAAAACTCTTTTAGTATTGCCGCACCGTATTCAGGGCTAATCTGAAGCTCGGTTACCGTCCCGCCTCCTAATATGCATCCATAGGCGTGGCCTAGCTCATGGATAGGAACATAAATCCACCAAGAGACTACGAAGCAGATAATCATTAGCAAAAGCGCTACAATGGAGAACTGTGACAGCACACTCTCAAGCC from the Thermodesulfobacteriota bacterium genome contains:
- a CDS encoding exosortase H-associated membrane protein translates to MDNQQKRSLRLNRSVIIKTAIIFIASYAVFLGIWLALPIENYYGLLITKVASNVIALIKGLDITEIVMNKDIVTVGFIPNQVGLTQIIKTTIDVPTGNYAFNVPLTLAIMAAFYPFIKSKWLYLEALVILVVVHFLFVFSLEGQKITAVFDAQGFRQASSFSIIFWEFLWGFVDNMVVRFEPFLIGAYLFLLRNRVRTKKVKPEKVVEKKAPRQPQRKKKPKRKR